A single Kryptolebias marmoratus isolate JLee-2015 linkage group LG16, ASM164957v2, whole genome shotgun sequence DNA region contains:
- the LOC108249994 gene encoding urokinase plasminogen activator surface receptor-like: MFIFTLVLGIWLLPKADTLTCYECQPKEHSGTCTDIQKPCPSPEHQCVATRTIEFKDRKKTDDQAKYCGGCVEYSVNFGRHKIVHRSKCCTEELCNKDSLPDYKSNPNGKKCYSCVGQNCTRTLNCEGDEDHCVKAAMIFSNNRETVKGCASKQVCWDKVANFLNILNIQEINCCQGDYCNSASSTRAGLLLLLVPLVSVVLFY, translated from the exons atgttcatttttactcTGGTTCTTGGGATTTGGCTTCTCCCAAAAG CGGACACGTTGACCTGTTATGAATGTCAACCAAAAGAACATTCTGGAACTTGCACTGACATACAAAAACCATGTCCCTCTCCGGAGCACCAGTGTGTTGCAACGAGAACGATAGAATTTAAAG ACAGGAAAAAGACTGATGACCAAGCTAAATACTGTGGAGGCTGTGTTGAATACTCAGTCAACTTTGGAAGGCACAAAATCGTGCACAGGAGCAAGTGCTGCACTGAAGAGCTCTGCAACAAAGACAGTTTACCTG actACAAATCCAATCCAAATGGCAAAAAGTGTTACAGCTGTGTAGGACAAAACTGCACAAGAACCCTAAACTGTGAGGGGGATGAGGACCACTGCGTCAAAGCAGCAA tgatTTTTTCAAATAACAGAGAGACAGTGAAGGGCTGTGCCTCCAAGCAGGTATGCTGGGATAAAGTAGCTAATTTTCTGAACATATTGAACATACAAGAAATCAACTGTTGTCAGGGTGACTACTGTAACAGCGCCAGCAGTACAAGAGCtggtctgctgctgctgttggtgcCGCTCgtttctgtggttttgttttattaa
- the LOC108250007 gene encoding urokinase plasminogen activator surface receptor-like: MFFVTLILGVWLLPKANSLECHECLPGVYGNCNATTTKTTTCASENNLCAATRFTMFLGSFKLVDVKTKKCALAQECVQGSINFGVGRIVTNTMCCNRSRCNDQDVPEATSLSENGRRCLSCEGRECGRTLNCEKNEDYCIKSTMTKDEQKLTMKGCASKLLCLNNTIAEIKQLTGAEISCCHGDYCNSASSISAELLLLLLLPLLSLILF, translated from the exons atgttcttcGTTACACTGATTCTTGGGGTCTGGCTTCTCCCAAAAG ccaACAGCCTGGAGTGTCATGAGTGTTTACCGGGAGTCTATGGGAATTGCAAtgcgacaacaacaaaaacaacaacctgtgCCTCAGAGAATAATCTGTGTGCTGCAACAAGATTCACGATGTTCCTAG GTAGTTTCAAACTTGTCGATGTCAAAACTAAGAAATGTGCTTTGGCTCAAGAGTGCGTTCAAGGCTCAATCAACTTTGGAGTGGGCAGAATTGTGACGAATACCATGTGCTGCAATAGGAGTAGGTGCAACGACCAAGATGTCCCTG AGGCCACCAGCTTGTCTGAAAATGGCAGAAGGTGCTTAAGTTGCGAAGGCCGAGAGTGTGGTCGAACTCTGAACTGTGAGAAGAATGAAGACTACTGCATCAAATCAACAA tGACGAAAGACGAACAAAAACTGACCATGAAGGGCTGCGCCTCCAAGCTGTTGTGCCTCAACAATACCATCGCAGAGATAAAACAACTGACCGGAGCAGAAATCAGCTGCTGTCATGGTGACTACTGCAACAGCGCCAGCAGTATAAGTgctgaactgctgctgctgctgttgctgccgCTGCTCTCTTTGATTTTGTTCTAA
- the LOC108250001 gene encoding urokinase plasminogen activator surface receptor-like, producing LFFCFFLSDNALKCYECIQGASGTCTETTKECSSQDFLCGAITLTTYKGGSKDQQIKYKKCSLAAECVEGSVNFGPEKTVVLSRCCNSDLCNTETPEPKFIPNGKRCYSCEGQKCTRSLNCEGSEDYCIKSSMIVEGEMKLMKGCASKIMCWNHSSALFRNYLGSGGSCCQGDYCNSSSRTSAALLLLMVPLISLVLLY from the exons ttgtttttttgtttttttttatcagacaaCGCCCTGAAATGTTATGAGTGTATACAGGGAGCCTCTGGAACTTGCACTGAGACAACAAAAGAATGCTCCTCTCAGGATTTTCTCTGCGGTGCGATAACGCTGACAACATATAAAG GTGGTTCAAAGGATCAACAAATTAAgtataaaaaatgttctttggCTGCTGAGTGTGTTGAAGGCTCTGTTAACTTTGGACCTGAGAAAACTGTGGTTTTAAGTCGCTGCTGCAACTCAGACCTCTGCAACACCGAAACCCCAG AGCCCAAATTCAttccaaatggtaaaagatgCTACAGCTGTGAAGGACAAAAATGCACCAGAAGTCTGAACTGTGAGGGGAGCGAGGACTACTGCATCAAATCCTCAA TGATTGTTGAAGGGGAAATGAAGCTCATGAAAGGCTGTGCCTCCAAGATTATGTGCTGGAATCATTCCTCTGCACTTTTTAGAAATTACCTTGGATCCGGAGGTAGCTGCTGCCAAGGTGACTACTGCAACAGCTCCAGCAGGACGagtgctgctctgctgctgctgatggtgcCGCTCATCTCTTTGGTCTTGCTTTATTAG